TGGGCGCGGTCGCCCATTTGTCCTGCATGGCGGGATCGAGGCGGCTTTTCATGTCACCTATCGTCCATGGGCCCGACGTAAAAATGCTGAAATAGCCTTTGGCGAATTCGGTCCAGATGTTCGAAATCTGCGTCGCCGATGCGATCGGCGCGAGCCGCTCGTCGAACAGCGATTTATAGAAGGCGAGCGCAGCCTTGAACTCGGGGTCGGAAAAGGCGCCGCGCGCCCCCTTGTCGCGCAGCAGGCGCGCACTCGCCGACAGCGCGATGGTCAGCAGTTGCTCGAACTCATTGAGCGGCAGCAGCACGGCGTAATTGCCGGGTCCGGCGAGCGCCTTGACGCGGTGCAGCGCGCGCTTCCATTCGGCCCATGCGAGCGGCGGCGCGGCATAACCCGCACGCGCGAACATGTCCTTGCGGTAAAATTGCAGCCGCGTGTCGACATACCAGGGCACGGCCCAGGCGGTGCCGCCGATCCGGTTGGTTTCAACGACCGCGGCGAACTGATCGTCGAGCAGCGTGGTGGCGGAAGCGGGCAGGGGAGCAATCGCGCCGATCGCCGCCATCTCGGCGATCCAGCTGTTGCCGACCTGGCCGATCGTGGGCAGCGAGCCGCCCGCGAAGCCGGTGAGCAGTTTTTCGTGCGCTGCGCTCCACGGCAGTGGCTGCACGTCGACCGGTGGCAGGTCCGCGGGCAACGCAAGCCTGTTGAGAAGGGCGGGGAGGCTCGCTCCTTCATTGCCCATCGCCCAGATGGTCAGCGTGTCGGCGTGCCGCTCCTCGCAGCCGCCGAGCATGGGGAGCAGGGGCAGCGCCGCGAGTGCGCCTGTCAATTGGCGCCGGGTCAATCGCATTGGGCGCCTTCGGGAATCACGGGCGCGCCCCGCTGCTGGGTACGGGCGCGGTTTCACCGCCCGTCGTCCCGCGGATGACCAACTCGGGGGTCAGGATCGTCGCGTTCGCCGCGCCAAGCGTTTCGCCGCGCAACATGCGCAGCAGCAGCATCATCGCGGTCGATCCCAACCGGTCGATATGCACCTGCATCGTCGAAAGCGACGGGTTGAGGTGACGCGCGAGCGGAATATCGTCGAAGCCCGCGACCATGATGTCGCTCGGCACCGACTTGCCCGCTTCGGCCAGCCCCGCGATCAGCCCGACCGCCATCTGGTCGTTGGCCGCGAACACCGCGTCGGCGGGCAATTGGCCCTGCACCAGCAGCCGCGCCGCCTGCGCGCCGCTTTCCTCGGAAAAGTCGCCCGGCAGGATTGCCGGCGTGCGGACGCCGCCGATTTTCGCCATCGCATCGGTGAAGCCGCGCTGGCGGTCGCGCGCGTCGCGATTATGCTTGGGGCCGGCGATGTGGACCACCTGTTTCGCGCCGCGCGCCAGCAGCGCTTCGGTCATCCGATAGGCGCCCTGATAATTGTCGACCGCGACGAAGGGAAGATCGAGCGGCCCGGCGTCGTAATTGAGCAGCACCGTCGGCAGCGCGGGGTCGAGATAGTCGGCGAGCAGTTCGGGCTTGAGGTCCGGCGGCATCACGAGCAGGCCATCGACGCGGCCGCGCATCGCCGCGATCGCAGCGGCGGTTTCGTGCGTGCTGCCGTGCATGTTGCCGAGCAGCAGGTGCATCCCCGATTCATGCGCAACGAGGTCGATACCGCGAATGATCTCGGAGAAGAACTCGCCGAACAGGTCGGGCAGGATGACCCCGACAGTGTCGGTCCTGCGCCGCGTCAGGCTGCGCGCGCCGCTGTGCGGCACGAAATTGAGCTTCTTTACCGCCGCCATCACCGCCGCGCGCGTCGGCGCGGTGACATTGCCCAGACCGTTGATCGCGCGCGATGCGGTCGCGACCGAAACTCCTGCTTCGCGGGCGACGTCCCTCAATGTTGCCATGCCGCGGGCCCCCTTTTGCTTGCGTCGTTTCGCACCGCCTGCGCGACTCGCCTGCCCCGTTTCAGGCGGGCAATGGAAAGCGGCGTAGAGTAACCGGTTACAATACCCCAGATCAAGGCCGTTTCCCCCGCGTTTCGATCGCCCTGCCCGCAAGATCGAAAAGGTGGAGATGTTCGGGCGGCAAGCGCACGGGAACGCTCGCCCCTTCGCCGAGGCGACCGTCGTCGCGAAGCTGGCCCGCGATGGGCTCGCTTCCCGCCGCGCCCTGCAAATGCACCGTTGCCAGGCCGCCGAGGCGCTCGATGAAACCGACCGTGAATGTCAGTGCCCCCGGAGCGTCGCCGATCCCGACATGTTCGGGCCGGATGCCGATCGACAGCGGCGTTCCCGGCGCCAGCGGCACCGCGGGCGCGGGAAGTGCAAGGCGGCGTCCGTCGGCGAGCGCGGCGTGGCCGTCGTCGGCGACCGTCGCGGGCAGGATGTTCATCCGCGGAGTGCCCAGAAACTGCGCGACGAAGATATTGGCCGGGCGCTCGTAGAGCATCCGTGGACTGCCGACCTGTTCGATCCGCCCGTCGCGCAGCACGATGATGCGGTCGGCCAGCGTCATCGCCTCGACCTGGTCGTGAGTGACGTAAAGCGTCGTCGTGCCGAGCTGGCGGTGCAGCTTGGCGAACTCGTAACGCATTCGCACGCGCAGGTCGGCGTCGAGGTTCGACAGCGGCTCGTCGAACAGGAAAATCTGTGGCTGGCGGACGATCGCGCGGCCGATCGCGACGCGCTGTCGCTGCCCGCCCGACAGCGCGGCAGGCTTGCGGTCGAGCAAGCCTTCGATATTCAGAATCTGGGCCGCGCGCTGTACCTGCCGGGCGATTTCAGCCTTGTCGGCCTTGGCGATCCGCAGCCCGAACGCCATATTTTCGCGGACGCTGAGGTGCGGATAGAGTGCATAGGATTGAAACACCATTGCAATGCCGCGTTCCGACGGCGCGAGCCCGGTCACGTCGCGCACGCCGATGACAATCCGCCCGCCATCGAGTTCCTCGAGCCCCGCGACCGCACGCAGCAGCGTCGATTTGCCGCATCCCGACGGCCCGACAATAACCGCAAACTCGCCGTCGGCGACGTCGATCGAGACGCCTTTCAGGACCTCGGTGGCGCCGAAGCTCTTGCGTGCCATGTCGATCGTCAGTCCGGCCATGCCACCCCCCTGCTTGCGTCGCCGCTCAGTGCACCCTCGCGCCGACGCTTGCCTGACGCGGGGGCGTCCGCGCGGCGGCGAAGGCGAAGACGCAAAGCGCGGCATAGCATAGTGCGGAAAGCACGACCGCGGTGCCATAATCCGTCGCGTCCGAAAGATGTCCGACCAGCAAGGGGATGATCGCGCTGCCGATGATCGCGGTGCAGAGCAGCTCCGACGTCGCCTCGGCCCGCGCGATCGATCGCCCGCCGGGCCGGGCGGACGGCTGATGCGGCACGTCCATGCACAATATCCTCTTCGCCGAAACTATGTTATGCGACCGGTCTAACGGGACGCCGGAACCAATGCAATCGGTTACATTTCATTGCCTGCGAACGGTTTCGCCCACGGCCCCCAATCGGATTGAAAGCCGCGCGCAATAATCGGTCGCCGCCCACTGGCGCGCGCGGGCGCGACTGGTTACATGGGCCGCCACCAAATGATTCGCGCGTGCCGCACTCGACCACAGGGGTTTGCGCACCGCCTTGCAGCAGAAAGTGGCGACCCATGGAAATCATCACCGGCCTGACCTTCGACGATGTGCTGCTGGTGCCGGGCGCGTCGGACATCTTGCCGTCGGACGCCAATCTGGCGACGCAGTTGACCAGCGAGATCAGCCTCAACATTCCGATCCTGTCGTCGGCGATGGATACGGTGACGGAAGCCGACATGGCGATATTGATGGCGCAGATCGGCGGCATCGGCGTCCTCCATCGCAACCTGACCATCGAGGAGCAGGCCGCCGCCGTCCGGCAGGTCAAGCGGTTCGAGAGCGGGATGATCGTCAACCCGATCACCATTACCCCCGACGCGCCGCTTTCCGATGCCACCGCGCTGATGAACCAGCACCGGATTTCGGGTATTCCCGTCGTCGAAAGCGGCGGCAAGCTCGTCGGCATCCTGACGCACCGCGACGTGCGTTTCGCCGACAATCCGGGCCAGCCGGTGCGCGAGTTGATGACCGCCGAAAATCTGGCGACCGTCCGCCCAGGCGTCGGGCAGGACGAGGCGCGCAGGCTGCTCCACCAGCGGCGCATCGAAAAGCTGCTGGTCGTTGACGACGACTATCACTGCATCGGCCTGATCACCGTCAAGGATATGGAAAAGGCGGTCAATTTCCCCGATGCGACGAAGGATGCCAGCGGCCGCCTGCGTGTCGCGGCGGCGACGAACACCGGCGACAGCGGGGTCGAGCGCGCCGAGGCGCTGCTGGACGCCGAATGCGACCTGATCGTCGTCGACACGGCGCACGGCCACAGCAAGGGCGTCGGGCAGACCGTCGAGCGCATCAAGAAATTGTCGAACCGGGTGCAGGTTCTCGCGGGCAATGTCGCGACGGGCGACGCGACCAGGGCGCTGATCGATGCGGGCGCGGACGGGGTCAAGGTCGGCATCGGCCCCGGCTCGATCTGCACGACGCGCGTCGTCGCGGGGGTCGGCGTGCCACAGCTGACCGCGATCCTCGACAGCGTCGAGGCGGCGGCGAAGCTCGGCGTGCCGGTGATTGCCGATGGTGGCTTGCGCACCTCGGGCGACATCGCCAAGGCGCTGGCTGCGGGCGCGTCGAGCGTCATGGTCGGCTCGCTGCTCGCGGGGACGGCCGAGGCGCCGGGCGAAACCTTCCTCTTTCAGGGGCGCACCTATAAAAGCTATCGCGGTATGGGCAGCGTCGGCGCGATGGCGCGCGGCAGCGCCGACCGCTATTTCCAGCAGGATATCAAGGACCAGATGAAGCTGGTGCCCGAAGGGATCGAAGGCCAGGTGCCGTTCAAGGGGCCTGCGAAGGACGTGATTCACCAGCTTGTCGGCGGCGTGAAGGCGGCGATGGGTTATACGGGAAGCCGGACGCTCAAGGATCTGCGCGAGCGCGCGAAGTTCGTGCGCATCACCAACGCGGGGCTGCGCGAAAGCCATGTCCACGATGTCGCGATCACGCGCGAGGCGCCGAATTACCCGGCGGGCTGAGGATAATAGAATGCGCGGCGACGTTGCTTCGGCGAGCCCTTCCCCTTCAGCGGAGGGGTTGGGGTGGGGCTCATCGGCCTTGCGCAAGGCCGATGAGCTCCACCCGCTGCGACTAAGCCAGCAAGCTGGCAAGTCTCGCTGCCCTCCCCTGAAGGCGAGGGCGCAGGTTCAATGACCCCCGCTGCGCGCATCCAGACCGCCATCGAAATCCTCGACGCCATCGCTGCCGCCGCGCGCGAGGGCGGGGCGCCTGCGGACGCGATCCTTGCCGAAGCGATGCGCGCGCGCCGCTATGCGGGGTCGAAGGACCGCCGTGCGATCCGCGCGCTCGTCTATGACGTGATCCGCGCCGTGCGCTCGGCGCCCGAGTCGGGCCGCGCGGCGATGCTCGCGCTTGCCGATGCGCAGCCCGGCCTAGCGGCGCTGTTCGACGGTTCGGCTTATGGCCCGGCGCCGATCGCCGCCGACGAGCCGCGCGCGCAGACAGGCGTTGCCGCCGAGGCGCTGATCGACCTCTTCGACCCGCTCGTCGGCGAGGAAGAGCATGACTCGCTGCTGGCACGCGCGCCGCTCGACCTTCGCGTCAATCGGATCAAGGCGGGGCGCGCTGACCTCGAGACACTGTTTCCCGAAGGCGCGCCGATCCCCGGCGCGCCCGACGGATGGCGCCTGCCGCCCGAAACCGCCGCAGCCCAGCACCCCGCCTATGCTGAAGGCGCGTTCGAGGTGCAGGATGCCGCAAGCCAGTACGCGTCGGCCGCGCTGGCCGCCGCGCCGGGGCAGGCGATCGTCGATCTGTGCGCCGGTGGCGGGGGCAAGACGCTCGCGATCGCTTCGCTGACCGGCAATGCGGCTGACATCCTTGCCTGCGACACCAATCGTGCGCGCCTGCAACAATTGCCGCGGCGTGCCGAACGGGCCGGCGCAACGCGGATCGCAACCCGGCTGCTCAATCCGGGGCAGGAAGTTGCGATGCTCGCCGACTGGCAGGGGAGGGCGGATCGCGTTTTCGTCGATGCGCCCTGTTCGGGCAGCGGCACCTGGCGGCGCAGCCCCGAACTGCGCTGGCGGCTCACCCCTGCGCGGCTCGACCGCCATCTCGGCGATCAGGCGAAGCTGATCGACCTCGGCGCCGATCTGGTGGCGCCGGGCGGCAAACTCCTTTATGCTGTCTGCTCGATCATCGCGCGCGAGGGGCGGGCACAGGTGGCTGATTTTCTGAACCGGCATCCCGGCTGGACGGCCGACGCCGACTATCTTCCCGGCGGTGTCGGGCGCGCCGCGGGCGCCGGTTTCCTGCTGACTCCGGCGCACGACGGCTGCGACGGATTTTTTCTCGCACGGCTGACATCGCCATGTTAGCATCATCGGCATTCAACCGATGGGAGAGAGCGATGCGCATCACTTTGCTGGCCCTTGGCGCCGGTCTTGTTCTGGCCAGCCTGCCGACCGCCTCCGATGCACAGCGCGCCGACAACGACATTCTCCCGCGCTCGATCGCGCTCCAGCAGGAAGGACAAAGGGCGCAGGAGGTCGGCGATCTGAACCTTGCAATCGACTATTATGAATCGGCGCTCGCAGCCGATCCGCGCAACCGTTCGGCGATCATCGCGCTGGCGCAGGTTGCGCGCGCGCAGGGCCTGCCGGGGAAGGCCATCGGCCTTTATCGCGAGGCGCTGTTGCTCGAACCGAATGACATTGTCGCGCTGACCGGACAGGGCGAAGCACTGGCCGACAAGGGGGCGCTCGAACTGGCGCGCGAAAAACTCGCCGAGGCTGAGCGCGTGTGCAAGGGCGAATGCCCGCGGGTCGCGCAACTCGAAAAGACGATCGCCGCCAATGCGTCAAAGCGCGTCGTTGCCGCCGAGGCCCTGGTGCCAAAGCCGGTGGTCGCCACGGTGAAGCCGGCCAGCGGCCAGAATTGAGCGTCGCATTCGGGAGCGGCGCGCTTGTCCGGGTTGCAACCGGAAACAGCGGCTACCACCGACTGCGTTTTTTTTGCGCGAAGGATCGCGTTGGAACAGCGGGCACGTCTTCCATCGTCATTTGGGCGAAGGCCGGGATGACGGATAAGCTGATGACGGGAATCACCTCCC
This DNA window, taken from Sphingopyxis alaskensis RB2256, encodes the following:
- a CDS encoding LacI family DNA-binding transcriptional regulator, with the translated sequence MATLRDVAREAGVSVATASRAINGLGNVTAPTRAAVMAAVKKLNFVPHSGARSLTRRRTDTVGVILPDLFGEFFSEIIRGIDLVAHESGMHLLLGNMHGSTHETAAAIAAMRGRVDGLLVMPPDLKPELLADYLDPALPTVLLNYDAGPLDLPFVAVDNYQGAYRMTEALLARGAKQVVHIAGPKHNRDARDRQRGFTDAMAKIGGVRTPAILPGDFSEESGAQAARLLVQGQLPADAVFAANDQMAVGLIAGLAEAGKSVPSDIMVAGFDDIPLARHLNPSLSTMQVHIDRLGSTAMMLLLRMLRGETLGAANATILTPELVIRGTTGGETAPVPSSGARP
- a CDS encoding ABC transporter ATP-binding protein, which codes for MAGLTIDMARKSFGATEVLKGVSIDVADGEFAVIVGPSGCGKSTLLRAVAGLEELDGGRIVIGVRDVTGLAPSERGIAMVFQSYALYPHLSVRENMAFGLRIAKADKAEIARQVQRAAQILNIEGLLDRKPAALSGGQRQRVAIGRAIVRQPQIFLFDEPLSNLDADLRVRMRYEFAKLHRQLGTTTLYVTHDQVEAMTLADRIIVLRDGRIEQVGSPRMLYERPANIFVAQFLGTPRMNILPATVADDGHAALADGRRLALPAPAVPLAPGTPLSIGIRPEHVGIGDAPGALTFTVGFIERLGGLATVHLQGAAGSEPIAGQLRDDGRLGEGASVPVRLPPEHLHLFDLAGRAIETRGKRP
- a CDS encoding extracellular solute-binding protein; the protein is MRLTRRQLTGALAALPLLPMLGGCEERHADTLTIWAMGNEGASLPALLNRLALPADLPPVDVQPLPWSAAHEKLLTGFAGGSLPTIGQVGNSWIAEMAAIGAIAPLPASATTLLDDQFAAVVETNRIGGTAWAVPWYVDTRLQFYRKDMFARAGYAAPPLAWAEWKRALHRVKALAGPGNYAVLLPLNEFEQLLTIALSASARLLRDKGARGAFSDPEFKAALAFYKSLFDERLAPIASATQISNIWTEFAKGYFSIFTSGPWTIGDMKSRLDPAMQDKWATAPNPGPGGIGSAAPGGSSLVVFASQADSAAAWDIVARLLAPTAQLAFHRLTGNLPARRSVWRAAGLASDPIVAPFATQLDHATALPKVPEWERIVTEMQVVAERMVRGHYSVDAAAHEIDRRADRLLEKRRWMLDRGRAL
- a CDS encoding RsmB/NOP family class I SAM-dependent RNA methyltransferase; translated protein: MTPAARIQTAIEILDAIAAAAREGGAPADAILAEAMRARRYAGSKDRRAIRALVYDVIRAVRSAPESGRAAMLALADAQPGLAALFDGSAYGPAPIAADEPRAQTGVAAEALIDLFDPLVGEEEHDSLLARAPLDLRVNRIKAGRADLETLFPEGAPIPGAPDGWRLPPETAAAQHPAYAEGAFEVQDAASQYASAALAAAPGQAIVDLCAGGGGKTLAIASLTGNAADILACDTNRARLQQLPRRAERAGATRIATRLLNPGQEVAMLADWQGRADRVFVDAPCSGSGTWRRSPELRWRLTPARLDRHLGDQAKLIDLGADLVAPGGKLLYAVCSIIAREGRAQVADFLNRHPGWTADADYLPGGVGRAAGAGFLLTPAHDGCDGFFLARLTSPC
- a CDS encoding tetratricopeptide repeat protein, which codes for MRITLLALGAGLVLASLPTASDAQRADNDILPRSIALQQEGQRAQEVGDLNLAIDYYESALAADPRNRSAIIALAQVARAQGLPGKAIGLYREALLLEPNDIVALTGQGEALADKGALELAREKLAEAERVCKGECPRVAQLEKTIAANASKRVVAAEALVPKPVVATVKPASGQN
- the guaB gene encoding IMP dehydrogenase, producing the protein MEIITGLTFDDVLLVPGASDILPSDANLATQLTSEISLNIPILSSAMDTVTEADMAILMAQIGGIGVLHRNLTIEEQAAAVRQVKRFESGMIVNPITITPDAPLSDATALMNQHRISGIPVVESGGKLVGILTHRDVRFADNPGQPVRELMTAENLATVRPGVGQDEARRLLHQRRIEKLLVVDDDYHCIGLITVKDMEKAVNFPDATKDASGRLRVAAATNTGDSGVERAEALLDAECDLIVVDTAHGHSKGVGQTVERIKKLSNRVQVLAGNVATGDATRALIDAGADGVKVGIGPGSICTTRVVAGVGVPQLTAILDSVEAAAKLGVPVIADGGLRTSGDIAKALAAGASSVMVGSLLAGTAEAPGETFLFQGRTYKSYRGMGSVGAMARGSADRYFQQDIKDQMKLVPEGIEGQVPFKGPAKDVIHQLVGGVKAAMGYTGSRTLKDLRERAKFVRITNAGLRESHVHDVAITREAPNYPAG